The Cylindrospermopsis curvispora GIHE-G1 genome contains a region encoding:
- a CDS encoding glycoside hydrolase family 10 protein, translating to MVSRLFNLFISLGFLFSVIVSSVASTSIHLKTTNNLVLTEIRGVWLTNVASGVLFVPWGIERAINQLAELNFNTIYPVVWNRGYTFYKSQVAQSVTGDITEPFLNFMHGGADVLTKIVKLGKKKNLTVIPWFEYGFMTPPNSNLAKLHPEWLTNAQQGVNYLNANLREDIDSSSIFNQQLWLNPLHPQVQNFILDLILEVVKNYDVDGIQVDDHFGMPVQFGYDPFTVKLYQKEHLGKIPPSDPFNSEWMSWRANKITGLLTRIRGEVKKFKPQAKISVSPNSQDYAYKYYLQDWQNWVEQNLVDELVLQVYRDDNRSFISEIQKPAVQSALKKIPVSIGISSGTLTSPVNIHSVKQKVQIVRDSQFLGFSFFYWESLWGYISPESPQQRRRTFLKILEYPAVRPVFFRKIQ from the coding sequence ATGGTCAGTCGTTTGTTCAACTTGTTCATTTCTCTAGGTTTTTTATTCAGTGTTATTGTGTCTTCTGTTGCTTCGACTTCCATCCATTTAAAAACAACAAATAATCTCGTATTAACAGAAATACGAGGAGTTTGGTTAACCAATGTGGCCAGTGGAGTACTTTTTGTTCCCTGGGGTATAGAACGAGCTATTAATCAGTTAGCAGAACTGAATTTTAACACTATTTACCCTGTGGTTTGGAACCGAGGCTACACTTTCTACAAAAGTCAAGTTGCCCAATCGGTGACAGGTGATATTACCGAGCCATTCTTAAATTTTATGCATGGAGGAGCTGATGTTTTAACAAAAATAGTTAAACTGGGAAAAAAGAAGAATTTAACTGTAATTCCCTGGTTTGAATATGGATTCATGACTCCACCCAATTCCAACTTAGCCAAATTGCATCCAGAATGGTTAACTAATGCTCAACAAGGCGTAAATTATTTAAATGCCAATCTGCGAGAAGATATTGACAGTTCTAGCATTTTTAATCAACAATTATGGTTAAACCCCTTACATCCTCAAGTGCAAAATTTTATTTTAGATTTAATTTTAGAAGTGGTTAAAAATTATGATGTAGATGGTATTCAAGTGGACGATCATTTTGGAATGCCTGTGCAATTTGGTTATGATCCATTTACAGTTAAGCTATACCAAAAGGAACATCTGGGCAAAATTCCTCCTTCAGACCCTTTCAATTCTGAGTGGATGAGTTGGCGGGCAAATAAAATCACTGGTTTATTGACAAGAATTCGCGGAGAGGTGAAGAAGTTTAAGCCTCAAGCTAAAATATCTGTTTCACCTAATTCCCAGGATTATGCCTATAAATACTATCTACAAGACTGGCAAAATTGGGTCGAGCAAAATTTAGTCGATGAGTTAGTTTTGCAGGTCTATCGAGATGATAATCGATCTTTTATTTCCGAAATTCAAAAACCTGCGGTTCAATCAGCTTTGAAAAAAATTCCTGTAAGTATTGGTATTTCTTCAGGTACTCTAACCAGTCCTGTTAATATTCACAGTGTTAAACAAAAAGTACAAATTGTACGAGATAGTCAGTTTTTGGGTTTTTCTTTTTTTTACTGGGAAAGTCTCTGGGGGTATATCTCTCCTGAATCACCTCAACAAAGACGCAGAACTTTTTTAAAAATCCTCGAATATCCAGCTGTTAGACCTGTTTTCTTCAGGAAAATACAATGA
- a CDS encoding P-loop NTPase fold protein yields MTNTPSSPIESVNAAINSHNPFINAGIVKEQNIWGKGFPDVTTLNQHAFKKIFEAIEFVRQTKHSQDKITSIAITAGQGVGKTHLLSRVRHQLEKEGGALFVYASANNYTDLNLVKYQFQQTLADSLSKTGSQGVMQWQEVATAMANENREITKPAAELIKNFDKTYKKKQGTNQDLMSVLQRMVMKNRPDADPYILRAILWTLSETQAPFAIRWLSGEELSEANAHELGLPNPNRTNQEREAEALKNIQQVLNLVSHYNSVVICFDEVDVQNNSTEDGYPTESVIATFVKILHDTLENSDLGKGVVIITVMLPITWRDKVNSIPGGTPDRISKFTRRKPIELEPLKTNSILDIVAIWLKEYYTSKNLIPPHIFYPFSESQLKEYGKNKPTVRETLQWCANNFRVQEEQLPQDPASRFELAFAREMATDIKDYSEDSDLIAEALYFGFTTLKGQVLEQVMIEEIIDDVQPKSKNKNFIRFKIVGHENGKLVKIGVAVVQDTLFTLNACLKRLNDYETFGLTRGCLVRSYSKIEQMKKKSESYKLLNELISEKGGENVDLIDNQIRPLIAILHIYQKRENYQLTEQEIFDIIRQNKITFDNLLLREILSDPSGTMIEVSDEDIIEELFSNSDINEAEKEDDLADLFG; encoded by the coding sequence ATGACAAACACACCGAGTTCGCCCATAGAATCCGTCAATGCTGCTATTAATAGTCACAATCCTTTTATCAACGCGGGCATTGTTAAAGAACAGAATATTTGGGGCAAAGGATTTCCTGATGTGACAACATTAAACCAGCATGCTTTTAAAAAGATATTTGAAGCGATTGAGTTTGTTCGTCAGACAAAACATAGCCAAGATAAAATAACTTCTATTGCCATTACCGCAGGCCAAGGGGTTGGTAAAACTCATCTTTTGAGTCGAGTTCGTCATCAATTAGAAAAAGAGGGAGGTGCTTTATTTGTTTATGCAAGTGCTAATAATTATACTGATTTAAATTTAGTAAAGTATCAATTTCAACAAACCCTAGCAGATAGTTTGAGCAAAACTGGTAGTCAAGGAGTAATGCAATGGCAAGAAGTTGCCACAGCTATGGCTAATGAAAATAGGGAGATTACTAAACCTGCTGCAGAATTAATAAAAAACTTTGATAAAACCTATAAGAAGAAGCAAGGAACTAATCAAGACTTAATGAGTGTTCTGCAAAGAATGGTAATGAAAAATAGACCCGATGCAGATCCCTATATTCTTCGTGCTATCCTGTGGACACTGTCAGAAACGCAAGCTCCATTTGCCATTAGATGGCTATCTGGTGAAGAGTTATCTGAAGCAAATGCTCATGAGTTGGGACTACCTAATCCTAATAGAACTAATCAGGAGAGAGAAGCAGAAGCTCTGAAAAATATCCAACAAGTTCTCAATTTAGTCAGCCATTATAACTCAGTTGTCATTTGTTTTGATGAAGTAGATGTCCAAAACAACTCAACAGAAGATGGGTATCCCACAGAAAGCGTGATTGCCACTTTTGTAAAAATTCTTCATGACACCCTAGAAAACTCAGACTTGGGAAAAGGAGTAGTTATAATTACGGTAATGTTACCAATAACATGGCGCGACAAGGTCAATTCCATCCCAGGTGGTACACCCGACCGAATTTCTAAGTTTACTCGACGAAAACCTATAGAGTTAGAACCTCTCAAGACAAACTCCATATTGGATATAGTTGCTATATGGCTTAAGGAATATTATACCTCAAAAAATTTAATTCCCCCCCATATATTTTATCCATTTTCAGAAAGCCAACTTAAAGAATATGGTAAAAATAAACCAACTGTTAGAGAGACCTTACAATGGTGCGCCAACAATTTTCGTGTACAAGAAGAACAGCTTCCTCAAGATCCTGCTTCTAGATTTGAACTGGCATTTGCTAGGGAAATGGCTACTGATATTAAAGATTATTCCGAGGATAGCGACCTGATTGCAGAAGCTCTGTATTTTGGATTTACCACTTTAAAAGGACAGGTTCTAGAACAAGTAATGATAGAAGAAATTATTGATGATGTGCAACCAAAGAGCAAAAATAAGAATTTTATCAGGTTCAAAATTGTTGGACATGAGAACGGAAAACTGGTAAAAATTGGTGTAGCAGTTGTTCAAGATACTCTTTTCACATTAAATGCTTGCTTGAAGCGTTTAAATGATTATGAAACATTTGGTTTGACTCGTGGCTGTTTGGTTCGTTCTTATTCTAAGATAGAACAAATGAAGAAAAAATCAGAGTCCTATAAGTTACTCAATGAATTGATATCCGAAAAAGGAGGAGAAAATGTAGATCTAATCGACAATCAAATTCGACCACTCATAGCAATATTGCATATTTATCAAAAGCGAGAAAATTACCAACTAACTGAACAGGAGATTTTTGATATTATTCGCCAAAACAAAATTACCTTTGATAATCTCTTATTGAGAGAAATTCTCAGTGACCCATCTGGAACCATGATTGAGGTCAGTGATGAAGACATTATAGAGGAATTGTTCTCTAATTCCGATATAAATGAAGCAGAAAAAGAAGATGACTTAGCTGATCTTTTCGGTTAA